Proteins encoded together in one Catalinimonas alkaloidigena window:
- a CDS encoding asparagine synthetase B, translated as MHRFLFLLLLMGSSLPGLKANYLLVPMDESQTNHLKAYGITYWVLSQDVSAEWLLNYRGGSFMFPHMTPIENELIVRGVSYQVISDAQHQQIADEISSPDVNMDLMKLDKAPKVAVYSPKGNQPWDDAVTLVLTYAEIPYDVVYDDEVLYGELPKYDWLHLHHEDFTGQYGKFYQSFHNQPWYIAQQRDAEAMAAKHGYNKVSQMKLAVVKKIREFCMGGGFMFAMCSATDTYDIALAADGVDICESMYDGDPADPAAQSKLDFTNTFAFENFQISMDWREYEYSTIDNQMMDRGAMNERNDFFTLFQFSAKWDPIPTMLTQNHERVVKGFMGQTTAFKKRLIKSDVLVMGETKAAHEARYIHGTIGKGFWTFYGGHDPEDYQHHVGDPPTDLNLHPNSPGYRLILNNILFPAARKKKQKT; from the coding sequence ATGCATAGATTTTTGTTTTTGCTGCTGTTGATGGGCAGTAGCCTCCCTGGTCTGAAGGCCAATTACCTGCTGGTCCCGATGGACGAGTCGCAAACCAACCACCTGAAGGCGTACGGCATTACCTACTGGGTGCTTTCGCAGGATGTCTCGGCCGAATGGCTGCTCAATTACCGGGGCGGCAGCTTTATGTTTCCGCACATGACGCCGATCGAAAACGAGCTGATTGTCAGGGGAGTAAGTTACCAGGTGATTTCCGACGCGCAGCACCAGCAGATTGCGGACGAAATCAGCAGCCCGGACGTCAACATGGACCTGATGAAACTGGACAAAGCGCCGAAAGTAGCGGTCTATTCTCCCAAAGGCAACCAACCCTGGGACGACGCCGTGACGCTGGTGCTGACCTACGCCGAAATTCCGTACGACGTAGTTTACGACGACGAAGTGTTGTACGGCGAGCTTCCCAAATACGACTGGCTGCACCTCCACCACGAGGACTTTACGGGCCAGTACGGTAAATTCTACCAGTCGTTCCACAACCAACCCTGGTACATTGCGCAGCAGCGCGATGCCGAGGCCATGGCCGCCAAGCACGGGTATAATAAGGTATCGCAAATGAAACTGGCGGTGGTAAAAAAGATCCGCGAGTTCTGCATGGGCGGCGGGTTTATGTTCGCGATGTGTTCGGCGACCGATACGTACGACATCGCCCTGGCGGCCGACGGAGTCGACATCTGCGAATCGATGTACGACGGCGATCCGGCCGATCCGGCCGCGCAAAGCAAGCTGGACTTCACCAACACGTTTGCCTTTGAAAACTTCCAGATCAGCATGGACTGGCGCGAGTATGAGTACTCCACGATCGACAATCAGATGATGGACCGGGGAGCGATGAACGAACGCAACGACTTCTTCACGCTCTTTCAGTTTTCGGCCAAATGGGACCCCATTCCCACCATGCTGACACAGAACCACGAACGGGTCGTCAAAGGCTTTATGGGTCAGACCACGGCGTTCAAAAAGCGTCTGATCAAATCGGATGTGCTAGTGATGGGCGAAACCAAAGCCGCCCACGAGGCGCGCTACATCCACGGCACCATCGGCAAAGGATTCTGGACGTTTTACGGCGGACACGATCCGGAAGATTACCAGCACCACGTGGGCGATCCGCCGACCGACCTGAACCTGCACCCCAACTCGCCGGGCTACCGCCTCATTCTCAACAACATTCTGTTTCCGGCAGCCCGGAAGAAAAAACAGAAAACCTGA
- a CDS encoding ABC transporter permease — protein MNIKENIQEGFRSVRSNLLRSILTALIIAIGITALVGILTSIDGIRDSVNSNLSQLGANSFEIEEKDSQNRRQGGVQEKVYPPIKYAEAKRFRTLFADEGTVNLVTNVTFNAELKRGSKKTNPNSRITGSDENYLDAAGLTLASGRNFTPQELRYGAKVAILGQELLKTLFDENEEPVGKELLMLGTKFRIIGVLEETGGVFGGSSRDRMALIPIDNASQLATDRELTYELTVMVPDQQQLDYALSEATGMMRQIRGDRPGEPESFSIEKRESLSQSLDSITGMLRLAGFGIGFITLLGASIGLMNIMLVSVTERTREIGVRKALGATPQRIRQQFLIEAILICVLGGSLGIVLGIGIGNLVASLVGMQSFLVPWGWILLSFVICVGVGLLSGYYPAWKASRLDPIESLRYE, from the coding sequence ATGAATATCAAAGAAAACATTCAGGAAGGTTTTCGTTCGGTGCGCTCCAACCTGTTGCGCAGCATCCTGACCGCCCTGATCATCGCCATCGGCATCACGGCACTGGTCGGCATTTTGACCTCGATCGACGGCATTCGCGATTCGGTCAATTCCAACTTGTCGCAGTTAGGGGCCAACTCGTTCGAAATCGAAGAGAAAGACTCGCAGAACCGCCGGCAGGGGGGCGTGCAGGAGAAGGTGTACCCGCCGATCAAATACGCGGAGGCCAAGCGTTTCCGCACGTTGTTCGCCGACGAGGGCACGGTCAACCTGGTGACGAACGTGACCTTTAACGCCGAACTGAAGCGGGGCTCGAAAAAAACCAACCCCAACAGTCGCATTACGGGCAGCGACGAAAATTACCTGGATGCCGCTGGTCTTACCCTGGCTTCCGGACGCAACTTCACGCCGCAGGAGCTGCGCTACGGGGCCAAAGTGGCCATTTTAGGGCAGGAATTGCTCAAGACTCTGTTCGACGAAAACGAAGAGCCGGTGGGAAAGGAACTGCTGATGCTCGGGACCAAATTCCGGATCATCGGTGTGTTGGAAGAAACCGGAGGCGTTTTTGGTGGCAGCAGTCGCGACCGCATGGCGTTGATTCCGATCGACAACGCTTCGCAGTTGGCCACCGACCGGGAACTGACCTACGAGCTTACGGTGATGGTGCCCGACCAGCAGCAGCTCGACTACGCACTGAGCGAAGCGACCGGCATGATGCGGCAAATCCGCGGCGACCGTCCCGGCGAACCGGAATCGTTCAGCATCGAAAAACGCGAATCGCTTTCCCAATCGCTCGACTCCATTACCGGCATGCTGCGGCTGGCCGGGTTTGGCATCGGGTTCATTACGCTGCTGGGTGCTTCCATTGGCCTGATGAACATCATGCTGGTATCGGTCACCGAACGGACCCGCGAAATTGGCGTGCGCAAAGCGCTGGGGGCTACGCCCCAACGCATCCGGCAACAGTTTCTGATCGAAGCCATTCTGATTTGTGTGCTGGGCGGAAGTCTCGGCATTGTGCTGGGCATCGGCATCGGTAACCTGGTGGCGAGCCTGGTCGGAATGCAGTCGTTTCTGGTACCGTGGGGCTGGATTCTCCTGTCCTTCGTGATTTGCGTGGGCGTGGGCCTGTTGTCCGGGTATTACCCCGCCTGGAAAGCCTCGCGGTTAGATCCGATCGAATCGCTCCGCTACGAATAA
- the mtaB gene encoding tRNA (N(6)-L-threonylcarbamoyladenosine(37)-C(2))-methylthiotransferase MtaB has translation MNRKVAFYTLGCKLNYSETSTIARQMEERGFQRVGFQEHPDVYVINTCSVTDNADKKCRKVVREARRHAPDALVVIVGCYAQLKPREIAEIPGVNAVLGAAEKFRLLDHLEDLTRAQTPQVLASEVSEARQFHASYSLNDRTRTFLKVQDGCDYGCSFCTIPLARGKSRSDTLDHLVASAQDIVASGVKEIVLTGVNTGDWGIIDGKRQGRFIELARALDEVEGLERIRISSIEPNLLHHDIIDFVAESQRFVPHFHIPLQSGSNRILGLMRRRYRRELYAARVAHIKERMPHACIGVDVIVGFPGETDEDFRETYQFLNELDISYLHVFTYSERPNTLAVQFEQPVPAAVRAERSRMLHILSDKKRRHFYESQVGSVRQVLFEADVEDGSMHGFTENYVRVQAKYDPLLINEIKTVHLTGINAEGFMEVTEPEFQPLVHS, from the coding sequence ATGAACCGGAAAGTGGCTTTTTATACGCTGGGCTGTAAACTCAACTACTCGGAAACGTCGACCATTGCGCGGCAGATGGAAGAACGTGGTTTTCAGCGCGTTGGCTTTCAGGAACACCCCGATGTGTACGTCATCAATACGTGCTCGGTGACCGACAACGCCGACAAAAAATGCCGGAAAGTGGTTCGCGAAGCGCGCCGCCATGCCCCCGATGCACTGGTGGTGATTGTAGGGTGTTATGCCCAGCTGAAACCGCGCGAAATTGCAGAAATTCCTGGAGTGAATGCTGTGCTGGGAGCCGCCGAGAAGTTCCGTCTGCTCGACCACCTCGAAGACCTCACCCGCGCCCAAACCCCACAGGTACTGGCCAGCGAAGTGAGCGAAGCACGTCAGTTTCACGCCTCGTATTCGCTGAACGATCGCACCCGCACGTTCCTGAAAGTGCAGGACGGGTGCGACTACGGATGCAGCTTCTGTACAATTCCGCTGGCGCGGGGCAAAAGCCGCAGCGATACGCTCGACCACCTGGTGGCGTCGGCGCAAGACATCGTTGCTTCCGGAGTAAAAGAGATTGTGTTGACGGGCGTCAACACCGGCGACTGGGGAATCATCGACGGCAAACGGCAGGGGCGATTTATTGAACTGGCCCGTGCGCTGGATGAGGTCGAAGGGCTGGAACGCATCCGGATCTCGTCGATCGAGCCCAACCTGCTGCACCACGACATCATCGACTTTGTGGCGGAATCACAACGCTTTGTGCCTCACTTCCACATTCCGCTTCAGTCGGGCAGCAACCGGATTCTGGGCCTGATGCGGCGTCGCTACCGTCGGGAGTTATACGCCGCGCGGGTGGCGCACATCAAAGAACGCATGCCACACGCCTGCATCGGTGTGGACGTGATCGTCGGCTTTCCGGGCGAAACCGATGAAGATTTCCGCGAAACGTACCAGTTTCTGAACGAACTGGACATTTCGTACCTGCACGTCTTTACCTATTCGGAACGGCCCAACACGCTGGCTGTTCAGTTTGAGCAACCGGTCCCGGCCGCCGTTCGGGCCGAGCGCTCCCGCATGCTCCACATTTTATCGGATAAAAAGCGACGTCATTTTTACGAGTCGCAGGTAGGTTCCGTGCGGCAGGTGCTTTTCGAGGCCGACGTGGAAGACGGTTCCATGCACGGTTTTACCGAAAACTACGTGCGCGTTCAGGCCAAGTACGATCCTCTGCTGATCAATGAAATTAAAACGGTACACCTGACCGGCATCAACGCCGAAGGGTTTATGGAAGTAACCGAGCCTGAATTCCAACCCCTTGTGCACTCGTAA
- a CDS encoding outer membrane beta-barrel protein, giving the protein MIKKSIGLLCLTALTTGLAQAQDSTSTSPLEISGSVDLYYKADFAGVPNIETSFADENNSISIGMIDIALSKTVGKATFVGEVAFGPRGQYQSIPNSGVDNNSFHIQNLYASYAVTDMVSITAGYMGTFVGYEVISPTGNYNYSTSRMFTNGPFQNAGVKVDLAISDRVGLMVGLFNDWNVYQDLDGLSDFGAQLYLSPVDGWDAYLNLITGGTAYGYGTEIDLTTGYQITDAFYLGLNAASLTLSDAAASDNTTKGFYGVALYPQVALTESFGLGLRFEHFKWKDLEEGGTTLENPSYNSITLSANVKAGPLTIIPEFRFDGSDQNVFYSSADIMNSEAGFDSKSASQVLVGVVYGF; this is encoded by the coding sequence ATGATTAAAAAATCTATCGGTTTACTCTGCCTCACGGCCCTTACGACCGGCCTTGCCCAGGCACAGGACTCTACCTCCACGTCTCCTCTGGAGATCTCGGGCTCGGTCGACCTGTATTACAAGGCTGATTTTGCAGGCGTTCCTAACATTGAAACGAGTTTCGCCGATGAAAACAATTCCATCTCTATTGGGATGATTGATATTGCTTTATCGAAAACGGTGGGTAAAGCCACCTTCGTCGGTGAAGTAGCGTTTGGCCCGCGCGGGCAGTACCAGTCCATTCCGAACTCAGGCGTCGATAACAATTCGTTTCATATCCAGAATCTGTACGCTTCTTATGCGGTAACCGACATGGTTTCGATCACGGCGGGCTATATGGGCACCTTCGTGGGTTACGAGGTGATCTCCCCGACCGGGAACTACAACTATTCGACCAGCCGCATGTTTACCAACGGTCCGTTCCAGAACGCCGGGGTGAAAGTGGACCTGGCAATTTCGGACCGGGTGGGGCTGATGGTCGGCCTCTTCAACGACTGGAACGTGTACCAGGATCTGGATGGTCTTTCCGACTTCGGCGCGCAGCTGTACCTCTCGCCCGTCGACGGATGGGATGCGTACCTGAACCTGATCACGGGTGGAACGGCCTACGGCTACGGAACCGAGATCGACCTGACCACCGGATATCAGATTACGGATGCCTTCTACCTGGGCCTGAACGCCGCCAGCCTGACGTTGAGCGACGCGGCCGCAAGCGACAACACGACCAAAGGGTTTTATGGCGTGGCGCTTTACCCACAGGTAGCACTCACCGAAAGTTTCGGGCTGGGGCTTCGCTTCGAACACTTCAAGTGGAAAGATCTGGAAGAGGGCGGTACAACACTTGAAAATCCGTCGTACAACTCCATTACCCTTTCAGCGAACGTCAAGGCGGGTCCGCTGACCATCATTCCGGAATTCCGTTTCGACGGTTCCGATCAAAATGTTTTCTATAGCTCGGCTGATATCATGAACAGCGAAGCGGGCTTCGATAGCAAAAGTGCCTCCCAGGTTCTGGTAGGCGTCGTCTACGGCTTCTAA
- a CDS encoding ammonium transporter, producing MAAEATTEVATAAATAATAQDVGADAMFTVNNVWMMVATGLVFIMHLGFAGVETGLTRSKNTVNILFKNTITPAIGLLTYALVGFNLMYPGFAEGDAGIFGFAGFGLPFPEGGGTAAYNPGYTYWTDFLFQGMFAATAATIVSGAVAERIKLEAYIVFTLIYVSLVYPIVGSWKWGTGWLDSLGFYDFAGSTLVHSVGGWGALAGVLILGARVGKYVDGKINPIPGHNMPLAVIGVFLLWLGWFGFNGGSVLSADPELVSLVLVTTSLAAAAGAIGAMLVSFIIFKKHDLSMTLNGILGGLVGITAGADQMGVLDAVLIGVISGGLVVVAVIFFDRAKIDDPVGALSVHLVCGIFGTLAVGIFGAMAGWNQFISQLIGVAAAGAFSFVSAYVIFFVLSKTMGIRVSKQEETEGLDVFEHGMSAYTTPMASEVQVYQ from the coding sequence ATGGCCGCTGAAGCTACAACGGAGGTAGCGACGGCCGCCGCAACCGCTGCCACGGCGCAAGACGTAGGTGCCGATGCCATGTTCACGGTCAACAACGTCTGGATGATGGTGGCTACCGGCCTGGTATTCATCATGCACCTTGGTTTCGCCGGAGTCGAAACCGGACTGACTCGTTCTAAAAACACGGTCAACATTCTCTTTAAAAACACCATTACGCCGGCCATCGGTCTGCTGACCTATGCGCTGGTTGGGTTCAACCTCATGTATCCTGGTTTCGCCGAAGGCGACGCCGGCATTTTCGGGTTCGCCGGGTTCGGCCTTCCTTTCCCTGAAGGCGGTGGCACGGCTGCCTACAACCCGGGCTACACGTACTGGACCGATTTCCTGTTCCAGGGTATGTTTGCTGCCACAGCCGCTACCATCGTATCGGGTGCAGTAGCCGAGCGCATCAAGCTGGAAGCGTACATTGTCTTCACACTGATCTACGTCAGCCTGGTGTATCCCATCGTCGGTAGCTGGAAATGGGGAACGGGCTGGCTGGATTCCCTCGGTTTCTACGACTTCGCCGGTTCTACGCTGGTACACTCGGTCGGTGGCTGGGGCGCGTTGGCCGGGGTGCTCATCCTCGGTGCGCGGGTCGGCAAATACGTCGACGGCAAAATCAACCCGATTCCGGGACACAACATGCCGCTGGCAGTGATCGGCGTCTTCCTGCTGTGGCTGGGCTGGTTTGGCTTTAACGGAGGTTCGGTCCTTTCTGCCGATCCTGAGCTGGTGTCGCTGGTACTGGTGACTACGTCGCTGGCCGCCGCCGCCGGTGCCATCGGTGCGATGCTGGTTTCGTTCATCATCTTCAAGAAACACGACCTCAGCATGACGCTGAACGGCATCCTGGGTGGTCTGGTTGGCATTACGGCCGGCGCGGACCAAATGGGTGTGCTCGACGCCGTTCTGATCGGCGTGATCTCGGGTGGCCTGGTGGTTGTGGCAGTTATTTTCTTCGACCGTGCTAAAATCGACGATCCGGTCGGTGCGCTGTCTGTACACCTGGTGTGCGGTATCTTCGGTACCCTGGCGGTCGGCATTTTCGGTGCCATGGCCGGCTGGAACCAGTTCATCAGCCAGTTGATCGGCGTAGCTGCGGCGGGAGCCTTCTCGTTCGTATCTGCGTACGTTATCTTCTTCGTGCTGAGCAAAACCATGGGCATCCGGGTTTCCAAACAAGAAGAAACCGAAGGTCTCGACGTCTTCGAACACGGCATGTCGGCTTACACAACGCCGATGGCCAGCGAAGTACAGGTGTACCAATAA
- a CDS encoding P-II family nitrogen regulator produces MKKIEATIRSSKFDDVKEALHRIDIDYFTFFEVKGVGKEKTPEGFYRGAYYDLGSIPRIMLELVVPDDLVDKAVESILSSAKTGDIGDGKVFIYDVLSAIRIRTGEVGEAAL; encoded by the coding sequence ATGAAAAAAATTGAGGCAACCATTCGTTCCTCCAAGTTTGATGACGTCAAAGAGGCGCTCCATCGCATCGACATTGATTATTTCACCTTCTTCGAAGTAAAAGGGGTTGGCAAAGAAAAGACGCCCGAAGGCTTTTACCGGGGCGCGTATTACGACCTCGGCTCCATTCCCCGCATCATGCTGGAGCTTGTAGTTCCCGACGATCTGGTGGACAAAGCGGTTGAATCAATTTTAAGCTCTGCCAAGACGGGCGACATCGGCGACGGCAAAGTTTTTATCTACGACGTGCTGAGCGCCATCCGCATCCGGACCGGCGAAGTCGGAGAAGCCGCCCTGTAG